The following coding sequences lie in one Candidatus Paceibacterota bacterium genomic window:
- the ftsH gene encoding ATP-dependent zinc metalloprotease FtsH yields the protein MPPYNNQKSKKPLKPSRKRGPLGRLPGGRSPFFNNVLTTIIIFIILITAYAFIADNSSGTPPVSISQLVQDINAGKVSTITVKGDNLEIAYVDKTTKDAKKEPESSLSQTLVNYGVDKAALANVDIQEKEAGGVTYWIINLAPFIIPALFVIFFLWLLSRQVKGAGMQAFTFGQSKARLTSPTDKKQRVTFKDVAGAKEAKEELAEIVDFLKNPKKFLEIGARIPKGILLMGAPGTGKTLLARAVAGEAGVAFFSISGSEFVEMFVGVGASRVRDLFGLAKQAAPAIIFMDEIDAVGRVRGTGVGGGNDEREQTLNQILVEMDGFEPNEKVIVMAATNRPDVLDPALLRPGRFDRRVTIDLPDREDREAILKIHSKEKPFAEDVNLKVIAERTPGFSGADLYSLMNEGAILAARENRTKVSQYDLIRSIEKVMLGPERRSHVLNQKEKEITAYHEAGHALVASVLPYADPVHKVSIISRGRAAGYTLKLPLEERKLQSKNEFLDDIAVSLGGYVVEKNIFGDVTTGSSNDLQVSTALAREMVTKYGMSEKIGAMALEGAGGRAMFGRGLDEKEYSEAVGEQIDAEVSRIMKEAYAKTEKIINEKREALNAIAEVLIEKETIERDDFEKIIIAHGIIPKKKKDIEHQDAII from the coding sequence ATGCCTCCATACAACAATCAAAAATCCAAAAAACCTCTAAAACCTTCGCGAAAGCGGGGTCCGTTGGGACGTTTACCGGGCGGACGCAGCCCTTTCTTCAATAATGTTCTGACTACCATCATTATTTTTATTATTCTGATTACTGCTTACGCCTTTATTGCCGACAACAGCTCCGGTACCCCACCGGTAAGTATTTCTCAACTAGTTCAAGACATTAACGCTGGCAAAGTCAGTACCATTACCGTCAAGGGTGATAATTTGGAAATTGCTTACGTTGATAAGACTACCAAAGATGCTAAGAAGGAACCTGAAAGCTCTCTTTCGCAAACTCTAGTTAATTATGGAGTGGACAAAGCGGCTTTGGCCAACGTAGATATTCAGGAAAAAGAAGCCGGTGGCGTAACTTATTGGATTATAAATCTGGCTCCCTTCATTATTCCGGCTTTGTTTGTCATTTTCTTCTTGTGGCTTCTGTCGCGACAAGTAAAGGGCGCCGGCATGCAGGCTTTTACCTTCGGTCAATCAAAAGCTCGACTTACTTCACCGACGGACAAAAAACAGCGGGTAACTTTTAAAGATGTGGCCGGGGCCAAAGAAGCCAAGGAAGAACTGGCAGAAATCGTAGACTTTTTGAAAAATCCCAAGAAATTTCTGGAAATTGGAGCCCGTATTCCTAAAGGTATTCTATTAATGGGTGCACCGGGTACTGGAAAGACTCTCTTGGCGCGAGCGGTGGCCGGCGAAGCCGGCGTAGCCTTTTTCTCTATTTCCGGCTCTGAATTCGTGGAAATGTTCGTTGGAGTCGGCGCTTCTCGTGTACGGGATCTTTTCGGTTTAGCCAAGCAGGCTGCCCCCGCCATTATTTTCATGGATGAAATTGATGCGGTTGGACGGGTGCGAGGAACTGGAGTGGGTGGCGGCAATGACGAGCGCGAGCAAACTCTTAATCAGATTTTGGTGGAGATGGACGGGTTTGAACCAAATGAAAAAGTTATTGTGATGGCAGCCACTAATCGTCCCGATGTTTTGGATCCGGCCCTGCTTCGACCGGGCCGTTTTGATCGTCGAGTAACCATCGATTTGCCGGATAGGGAAGATCGAGAAGCCATTCTCAAAATTCATTCCAAAGAAAAACCTTTCGCCGAAGATGTAAATCTGAAAGTCATCGCCGAAAGAACCCCCGGTTTTTCCGGTGCTGATCTTTACTCACTAATGAATGAAGGAGCCATTTTGGCTGCGCGCGAAAATCGCACCAAAGTGTCCCAATATGATTTAATTCGTTCCATTGAAAAAGTGATGCTCGGTCCGGAGCGCCGCTCTCACGTCCTAAATCAGAAAGAAAAAGAAATTACGGCCTATCATGAAGCCGGTCACGCTCTAGTTGCGTCAGTTTTGCCGTATGCGGATCCGGTTCATAAAGTTTCCATTATTTCTCGCGGTCGAGCTGCCGGTTACACTTTGAAACTACCGCTTGAGGAAAGAAAATTGCAGTCGAAAAATGAATTTTTGGATGATATTGCCGTTTCTCTTGGAGGTTATGTCGTAGAGAAAAATATTTTTGGCGATGTTACGACCGGTTCGTCAAACGATTTGCAAGTTTCAACTGCTTTGGCCCGAGAGATGGTAACTAAATATGGTATGTCAGAGAAGATTGGGGCCATGGCGCTTGAAGGAGCGGGAGGGCGCGCTATGTTTGGTCGGGGTTTGGATGAGAAAGAATATTCGGAGGCGGTAGGGGAGCAGATTGACGCGGAAGTTTCCCGCATTATGAAGGAGGCCTATGCGAAAACTGAAAAGATTATCAATGAAAAACGAGAAGCTCTAAATGCCATTGCTGAAGTTTTAATTGAGAAAGAAACTATTGAACGCGACGATTTTGAAAAGATCATCATCGCTCACGGCATTATTCCAAAAAAGAAGAAGGATATTGAACATCAGGACGCTATAATCTAG
- a CDS encoding DUF763 domain-containing protein, translating to MVKRGIATFGLDTGVCPPWLFERMVKLSREMIQIMVELYGPDEFIRRVSEPGWFQSLGTVLAFDWNASGLTTILTAALKEALSGLEKELGIFICGGKGKTSRKTPQEIENWGAVLTLPSPAVQNLVYNSKMSAKVDSSLVQDGYQLYHHAFFFSRNGHWSVVQQGMNQDTRMARRYHWYSKNIKDLVVEPHSGISSPLSTSPILNLSAEKSKPTQDLSIELANGNYQSLLKDVELLRRHSTPFSRYLKLQIKNQTEPLDLIWLGKKEPYVHSVIFEDFSRSKYLERILYKVNEQKPENYEKLVSLEGVGPKTVRALSLVSEVIYGAKPSYEDPARYSFAHGGKDKIPYPVDRPTYDETITFFRKVIKQMKLPFYEKNALEKKLVDRN from the coding sequence ATGGTGAAACGTGGTATCGCAACATTCGGACTGGACACCGGAGTCTGTCCGCCATGGCTCTTTGAGCGAATGGTGAAACTCTCGCGCGAAATGATTCAGATCATGGTTGAGCTCTATGGCCCCGACGAATTTATTCGTCGAGTTTCGGAACCCGGCTGGTTTCAGTCGCTTGGTACAGTATTGGCCTTCGACTGGAACGCTTCTGGCTTGACAACTATCTTGACAGCCGCCCTGAAGGAGGCTTTGAGCGGGCTGGAAAAGGAACTTGGAATATTTATTTGCGGCGGCAAAGGCAAGACTTCCAGAAAAACTCCTCAGGAAATTGAGAATTGGGGCGCCGTCTTAACTCTGCCTTCGCCTGCCGTCCAAAATCTTGTCTACAATTCCAAAATGTCGGCCAAGGTTGATTCCAGTTTGGTGCAGGACGGCTATCAGCTTTATCATCACGCCTTTTTCTTTTCCCGAAACGGCCATTGGAGCGTAGTCCAGCAAGGTATGAATCAGGATACTCGGATGGCTCGCCGCTATCACTGGTATTCAAAAAATATTAAAGATTTGGTGGTTGAACCACATTCCGGTATTTCAAGTCCTCTTTCTACATCACCAATTTTAAATTTATCAGCCGAAAAGAGTAAGCCGACGCAGGATTTAAGTATTGAGTTAGCTAACGGCAATTATCAGAGTCTCCTCAAAGATGTAGAACTCCTTCGTCGTCACAGCACGCCCTTCTCACGCTATTTGAAACTGCAAATTAAAAACCAGACCGAGCCGCTGGATTTAATCTGGCTTGGCAAGAAGGAGCCGTATGTTCATTCAGTAATCTTTGAAGATTTCAGCCGCAGCAAATATCTGGAGCGAATACTTTACAAAGTGAACGAACAAAAGCCGGAGAATTATGAAAAATTGGTTTCGCTTGAAGGAGTGGGGCCAAAGACCGTTCGAGCCTTGAGTCTGGTCTCGGAAGTAATTTATGGCGCCAAACCTTCGTATGAAGATCCGGCCAGATACAGTTTTGCTCACGGCGGTAAGGATAAAATTCCTTACCCGGTAGACAGACCAACCTATGATGAAACAATTACCTTCTTCCGAAAGGTCATCAAACAGATGAAACTGCCTTTTTACGAGAAGAATGCTCTCGAGAAAAAGTTAGTGGATAGAAATTAG
- a CDS encoding PH domain-containing protein yields the protein MMAVTDQMNVRQKLGRKTFWIFLLGKSIGAIIFFCILIVFLVLASLGPTTFYSGISDQAGQTVEAFLILGLMGSALLFLVLLIIALVITWLEYRNYNFTLGDHALEVHRGILTKETISIPYHHIEDINIEQSIFYQMMGVCRVAILTAGHGDDEDKSEGILPTIDLKTGQEIQHFVMARSNTQEVINKTVS from the coding sequence ATGATGGCAGTAACGGATCAAATGAATGTCAGACAGAAACTCGGACGAAAAACCTTCTGGATTTTTCTGCTCGGCAAATCTATCGGGGCCATCATCTTTTTTTGCATTCTAATTGTCTTTTTAGTCCTGGCTTCACTTGGTCCGACCACTTTCTATTCAGGTATTAGCGATCAGGCAGGACAAACCGTGGAAGCCTTTCTAATTTTAGGCTTAATGGGATCGGCTCTTCTCTTTCTTGTTCTGCTAATCATCGCTCTTGTTATCACTTGGTTAGAATATCGAAATTACAATTTTACTTTAGGTGACCATGCTCTGGAAGTTCATCGCGGCATTCTAACGAAGGAGACAATTTCCATCCCGTATCACCATATTGAAGATATTAATATTGAGCAGAGTATTTTTTATCAGATGATGGGAGTCTGTCGAGTCGCTATTTTAACGGCCGGTCATGGAGATGATGAAGATAAATCGGAGGGGATCTTACCAACTATTGATTTAAAAACCGGACAAGAGATACAGCACTTCGTGATGGCCCGCTCTAATACGCAAGAAGTAATAAATAAGACCGTCTCATAA
- the cax gene encoding calcium/proton exchanger, translating to MKKLDLYFLILLIFIPVTLVADWVGVSPVYLFFVSALAIIPLAKYIGEATEELATHSNPAMGGFLNATFGNATELIIGIFSLRAGLIEVVKASITGSILGNLLLVLGMAMFFGGRRHKKQEFNKTAASASASTLILTMIAFVIPAIFLTTDPGISDIVVEKLSISVSILMIIIYFSSLLFSLYSHKHLYTEEVGKYEPKWSISKSTIILILATLGVATMSEILVSSINPIVTSLGWSPLFIGVIFVALIGNVAEHVSAITVAMKNRMDLAIQITIGSATQIAMLVAPLLVIFSLFFPTPMTLVFETFQLITIILSVIVVSGVVQDGESNWFEGLQLMVAYAIMAVAFFFHP from the coding sequence ATGAAAAAATTAGATTTATATTTTTTAATTCTCTTAATTTTTATTCCCGTTACTTTGGTGGCCGATTGGGTCGGGGTTTCGCCCGTTTATTTATTTTTCGTCTCGGCTCTGGCTATTATTCCACTGGCAAAATACATAGGAGAAGCTACCGAGGAATTAGCCACGCACAGCAATCCGGCTATGGGGGGCTTTCTCAACGCCACTTTTGGTAATGCCACCGAATTAATTATCGGAATCTTTTCTTTGAGAGCCGGTTTAATTGAAGTGGTGAAGGCTTCCATTACGGGTTCTATTTTAGGCAATCTTTTGCTGGTGCTTGGCATGGCCATGTTTTTTGGTGGGCGACGTCACAAAAAACAGGAGTTCAATAAAACGGCGGCCAGTGCCAGCGCTTCAACCTTAATTCTTACCATGATTGCCTTTGTCATTCCGGCCATTTTTTTAACCACCGACCCCGGCATTTCGGATATCGTGGTAGAGAAGTTAAGTATTTCGGTGTCGATCTTAATGATCATTATTTATTTCTCCAGTCTGCTTTTTTCTCTTTACTCCCACAAACATCTTTACACTGAAGAAGTGGGCAAGTATGAACCGAAATGGAGTATTTCCAAAAGCACCATTATTTTAATTCTAGCTACTCTTGGTGTAGCCACTATGAGCGAAATTTTAGTTTCATCCATTAATCCGATTGTTACTAGTCTCGGTTGGTCGCCGCTTTTCATCGGAGTGATTTTTGTCGCTTTGATTGGAAACGTGGCGGAACACGTCTCGGCCATTACCGTGGCGATGAAAAACCGGATGGATCTTGCTATTCAAATTACCATTGGTTCGGCTACCCAAATTGCCATGCTGGTAGCGCCTCTTTTAGTTATTTTTAGTCTATTTTTTCCGACGCCAATGACTTTAGTTTTTGAAACTTTTCAATTGATCACTATTATTCTTTCGGTGATTGTAGTAAGTGGAGTTGTGCAGGATGGCGAAAGCAATTGGTTTGAAGGACTGCAGCTAATGGTGGCCTATGCCATTATGGCCGTGGCCTTCTTTTTTCATCCGTAA
- a CDS encoding 50S ribosomal protein L35 — translation MKTNKSYSKRIRVTKNGKLVARKPGQNHFNAKESSSKQMARNRLVPFAISNKSRSRFIVSN, via the coding sequence ATGAAGACTAATAAATCCTATTCCAAACGAATAAGAGTAACTAAAAACGGCAAACTGGTGGCTCGAAAGCCGGGACAAAACCATTTTAATGCCAAAGAGTCGAGTTCAAAACAGATGGCTAGAAACCGTTTGGTTCCTTTTGCTATTAGTAATAAAAGCCGATCACGTTTTATCGTAAGTAACTAA
- the rplT gene encoding 50S ribosomal protein L20 produces the protein MTRVKKGVHALKSRRNVLKQVKGYRFGRSKKERQAIEAISHAGTYAFAHRRDKKGDFRRMWNVRINAALKEHGGPSYSKFIGALKKNKLGYDRKTLATLALESPNTFKRILEKVS, from the coding sequence ATGACTAGAGTGAAAAAGGGGGTGCACGCCCTAAAAAGTCGTCGCAATGTTTTAAAACAAGTTAAAGGTTACCGATTTGGCCGCTCAAAAAAAGAAAGGCAGGCTATTGAAGCTATTTCTCATGCCGGCACTTACGCTTTTGCTCATCGTCGTGATAAGAAAGGTGATTTTCGCCGAATGTGGAATGTTCGAATCAATGCCGCTCTGAAAGAACACGGTGGCCCATCTTACAGCAAGTTTATCGGCGCTTTAAAGAAAAATAAATTGGGTTATGACCGCAAGACTTTGGCCACTTTGGCGCTCGAGTCTCCGAATACTTTTAAAAGAATTCTGGAAAAAGTTTCCTAA
- the smpB gene encoding SsrA-binding protein SmpB, producing MSVLISNKKVHFNYEILEKFEAGIELFGFEVKALRSGQGNLEGGHVSIRGGEAFLIGVQIPPYQSANTPKNYEPERVRKLLLTKAEIGKLAENESKKGLTIVPISVYNKGRKIKLEIAVVRGKKRFDKRETIKRRDTEREIRRTLKNQ from the coding sequence ATGTCAGTCTTAATTTCCAACAAAAAAGTCCATTTTAATTATGAAATTCTGGAGAAATTTGAAGCCGGAATTGAGCTTTTTGGTTTTGAGGTGAAGGCCCTAAGAAGCGGTCAGGGAAATCTGGAAGGGGGTCATGTCAGTATTCGAGGAGGAGAAGCCTTTTTAATCGGGGTCCAAATCCCTCCGTATCAGAGCGCTAACACTCCAAAAAATTATGAACCCGAGAGAGTAAGAAAATTGCTTCTAACTAAGGCAGAGATTGGCAAATTAGCCGAGAACGAATCGAAGAAGGGATTGACAATAGTGCCTATTTCGGTGTATAATAAAGGACGTAAGATAAAGCTTGAAATTGCCGTCGTAAGAGGCAAGAAGAGATTCGACAAAAGAGAAACTATTAAGAGGCGAGATACTGAAAGAGAAATTCGCCGCACTTTGAAAAATCAGTAG
- the infC gene encoding translation initiation factor IF-3 produces MATTQNRINHQIKAPELRVIDIDGQNLGVISLEEALRRAGEVNSDLIEISAKSNPPVAKIMDYGKFQYDENKKLKHSKARTHSVEMKGLQVKLGTGEHDLELKAKKASEWLKEGHRIKIDLFLPGRAKYLDQNFLKERMERILKLLTEEYKIADSAKKSPKGLSIIIEKA; encoded by the coding sequence TTGGCTACCACTCAAAACAGGATTAACCACCAAATCAAGGCGCCGGAGCTACGGGTTATTGATATTGACGGCCAAAACCTAGGAGTGATTAGTTTAGAGGAGGCTCTGCGAAGAGCCGGAGAAGTTAATTCGGATCTGATTGAAATCTCGGCCAAATCCAATCCGCCGGTTGCAAAAATAATGGATTATGGTAAGTTTCAGTACGACGAGAACAAGAAGCTGAAGCACTCCAAGGCCCGAACTCACTCAGTTGAGATGAAAGGCCTTCAGGTTAAACTGGGCACCGGCGAACATGATCTCGAATTGAAAGCCAAGAAGGCATCAGAATGGCTAAAAGAAGGCCATCGCATTAAAATTGATTTATTTCTTCCGGGCCGAGCCAAATATCTCGACCAGAACTTCCTCAAAGAGAGAATGGAGCGAATTTTAAAGCTCCTAACCGAAGAATATAAGATAGCTGACTCGGCCAAAAAGAGTCCGAAAGGATTAAGCATTATTATAGAAAAAGCATAA